A window of Malania oleifera isolate guangnan ecotype guangnan chromosome 2, ASM2987363v1, whole genome shotgun sequence genomic DNA:
agcaccaccaagtatatattcactgttggcacaacaactgttagttggatgtcatagaTATAGAAGATTGTTATTCTATCCACTACAAAAGTTGAGTATGTAGTAGTGACAGAAGCTAGTAAAGAGATTATTTGGTTTCAGGATTTGTTAACAGAGCTTGGATTAAACCAAGAGAAGTATGTTTTGtatagtgacagtcagagtgtgatacatctaacaaagaactctgcatttcattccagaactaaacatattggacTGTGTTATCACTTCGTTATATCTCTGATAGAGGATGGcatgttgacacttgaaaaaatccaaggtagcaagAATCCGGtagatatgttaacaaaggtggtgactatagagaagctgaagttgtgttcaacttcagttggtcttcatgcctgaagacatatttgagcacatcatttattcatatattgatactggttgaggaggcgtctccatctccaagtgggagactGTTGTGTAGTTGAAGCCAGGAGACGCATGTGAGTTGTGATCTACCGAACTACAAGCTGGAGATGCGTCCGCAACATAGCTGTAATCTGCAGCTATTGATTGAAGACGATTTACTGTAATTCCTCAAtttcatttattgtaatttactCTAGCTGTCTATAAATAGAGAAGAGCTGTTGAGAGATGATGTACATAGAAGAAGGAGAGAGTGTAGAGGAGTGAGGAagagagcagagagagagagagagagagagagagagagagctaccTCTGAGAGATTGTATATTTTTTTCCCAGTTATATAGTGGTGGTGTGCTCTGTGGACATCAGTCGATTTacaccgaaccacgtaaatttcaaGTGTCTCTcagtttctcaattttctggtGTTTGTTTATTGCTCATAGGGTACTAACAGGTGACACCAGGATCCTCTTGCATAAAGGAAAAAACCAAGGTAACTAAAAGCCAATCACTAGATGCTTAACTAAATATGGGTTTATAAAAGAAATAGATAAAAGCTTTGCATGAAATTGAATAATTTATCTTCACGTGGTGTTTTTAATCTATAAATAACTTTGGGATAACATTAGTTACTTTAGACTACTTACCTATCAAGGGCCATAATTGCAATGGTTGTGAGCCACTCTTGGTGGCTATTGTATGAATGATTTCTTTGATTGGAGGGGCTTAGTACACTAGTAGATCATGTACTCTACATTAAATTAAGCTATATGGACAGATTGATTAACCACCTTTAACCAAGTGGTGTCAATCCTCTTCAAAGTTGCCAAAAACCTCTCATATCAAAATATCTCTCACaatttttttgacaaatcttacAACAGCTAAGAAAAATGACATAAAACAAGTAAATATGTGCACAAAGTAAACAAAAATTGATTGTTATGAAATAAAAGTAGCATGAACAAACATATACTGAAATGCAAGTGCTCAGTTGATGCTTTAAAATTGTACTGACTTACAAGTTATCTTAGAATAATTATCCCAAACATTGTAAGTGCCAATGAGGTGAAACTAGGAGTGTCAATACCTTTAGCACCATCCTCTTGCGAGATTCCAATATCCCTTCCATTAAGATATCTCTAACATCTTCTAGCTAGCATGTCttgtagaaaaagaaaagaattgaTTCTAAATGTGTCAAAAAATACGCACAAAGTacgtcaaacttttcaaaattcaaataacatGACAATCATATATAAAATAACAAAATGCATGAGTTCAAATGATACTGTAAAAATTCTTCTAACTTAGAAGTCATATTACACGAGATATCTTAGAATAATTGACGATAGGACCACACATGTCAAGGAAGTGAGACCTTGATGGGCGCCAGGGGTGGCAACACCCTTGTGGGACTGGTGGTAGTTCCTGGGGTGCGTAGCACCAGCTGCATATATAGGAATTACAGATGAACTATGTGAGCTATCACCATTGTTGTCATTGCCTGCATTAGCCCTGCCTTCTGCTCGACCGCCTCCTCCTCCTCTTGCACCACCCCCTCTGCCGCCATGGCCACCGATGGCGGAAAATCGATTAACTGATATCTCTCCTCTTCCTTTTACTCTACTCCACGAATTCTGCTGCATTCCTGCATTCGTAATAATTTTTTTCTAGCTTTAAGCTTGCAAAGATTCATTATCACGTCCATAAACTctcattttcaaaatacatttttttattatccagctctttatttaaaaaatgatgaatttaaattttgaaaatcgtAATTCATGTTATAGTAgccatcaattttaaaatttaaatggagTGTGGGCATGAATGACCTAACCAACCCTCAATCCCAATTTGCATTTGGAAATCTGAACTCTATAATCTAAAGTTGGGGTTGGGGTCACTAACATGTCACCCCATGTGTTGATTTGATATTACTAATTATCttgttagaaaaattaattaaatataatagtaaaaatatagaatatttattataaattatatttaataatataataattttataatccACACTAACCCAAAATCTATAATCACCTCAATGTTTAGTTgacttaaaaatttgaaattgcCATACAAATTAAGCATAGATTTGAGACAAAATTTTCACTACAAATTTTGCATGCTGTAACATATTTTATGGTCAAGTATATTTATGTCAATACATGCATATATCATGATTGAATTTACTTGGCGCATGAAACATGTTAAGACTTATTTGTGCCCAAGCGTATATATATGTCGCACATATTTGTACTTCTACTTTAATCTTTCCCATTTATAAGTTACACCTCCAAGTCCAAGCACACACATAATATATATGTGCACGCATATATACACATGtataattgaatttgtatttgtgtAAACCAAATTTGAAAGAGAAGAAAGTGTCCTTGGCTGAAGGATGTGGAGATGACTCAAGGATGGAAAGATGAGAGGAAATCTCTCTCCAAAGAACCCTCACCCTTGTCCATCAAATCAAATAAGCCACCAGATTCATCCTCAAACGTCTTGTTTGATGTTGAAAATAGACCAATAAATTGTTCAAGAGTGGAGAAAACTTCTTTAGAAGATAAGTTGATGGGAATTACCTAGGAAAACGATGCATCGAAGATGAGATCTCTACAATATTGGATGAGATTAAGTTCGAttattataatggtaatcctcTTTAtctaattttcattaaaaaaaaaaaattatgctatTGGAATATCTTAGTGGTATGTGGAAATAAACACTCATTGTTAAGCTTCTTGAAATATTGGCTAGCTTTTAATTTCTACATCGACATGTCATAATATAGTGGGAACCTCATGGTGATTTAGATCTCCTAAATCTCAAATAAAAATTTTTCTTGCTGAAGTTCActtttgaagaagaaagaaaaaatgtgTTATTAGAAGGTCGATGGTTATTCAAGGTCATTACCTCACCCTACAAGAACAAAGTGTTGAGTTTGTGAagtaatatgtgactcatatattgagtggaacacatgtacaataagaaaacatggtagaaaataGCATTTGTGGTTTGCATaagcaaaccattgacggttttcctgaaatcgtcgatagttttgTCAAGATGACAAGAAATAGTTGACTATTTTTGTGTTGTTACTTCGATTGTTTGCTCTCAGTATCAAACCATCGACATTATATTTGAAATTTTCGTCGGTTTGGCTCGGTAACTTTgtgttggttttcaaattttgaatttaagaaGCTACATGGGTTGGATTTTGGGGGGAAAACCTCtgagagggttatatatacatgatatATGTTGTAACTCTAAAAGGTTCATGCCTTTTTACAAGAAGACAGTGAAAAACACTATcctttgctcccgtggatgtaggcattaccgaaccacctaattcttcgtgtcattattttattactttcatataatctgtgtgattgtgttttccATATATTTCACTATTGAGTGCTACATTGTGAAATCGTTTGTTTCCACTgtgcattaatttgcacaacaaattggtatcaaagcattgttgtaatggcttctagAATTTCTTCTTTAAAGTTTGATGTTATTAAGTTCGATGGAACGAAGAACTTTGAACTATggcagagaagggttaaatatTTGTTAGTGCGACAAGGttatggtgaaggctttatatggaATTCAACCAAaaggcatggatgaaacaagttgaaAGGAATTAGAAGCAAAGGGAGTGTCGACTATCAGGCTTTGTTTGGCTGATGaagtgttgtatcatgtcatggatgaggattcttcaTCAATAGTTTGGCAGAAACTGGAAAgctggtatatgtctaagtctttgtCAAACAAGTTGTTTTTTAAGCAAAGATTGTATTTTCTTAAGATGTCAAGAGGTtcaaatttgaaccaacacatcaatgcattcaatcaaatactaagtgatttgatgcgggttgatgtgaagttcgaggaagaagatAAAGCGTTGATGCTATTCAATTCCCTACCAGTGTCTCACATGTATGAAAATCTGGTTACGATTCTAACATGGGgcaaagaaaccctgaatttggaagaggtaacaaacGCACTACTggattttcatcaaagaaagaaaggCAGCGATGAGATTTCACGTGGTGAAGGGCTTGTGATGAAAGGTAACTAAGAATGTGGGAAAAGCAAGTTCTGGAGCGGATAGAGTGGTAATAAGTCTCGGTCACAATTTGGGAAGAAAAAGGACATAAGGTGTTTTTAGTGTGAGAAAATTGGGCATATAAAATTGGAGTGTCTGaagtggaagaaggggaatgctgaaaatcaagagggttcgtcaaaatctacaaatgtagTGGAAAAAGGAGACTCAAGGAGCAGTGGTGGTGATATGCTTTTTATTTCATCGAGTTCAGAACATCTCacgaattcttggatcctagattcaggatgttcttatcacatgacaccaaatagaaattggttcAACACCTATAGGCCAATAAATTCTGGTTCTGTTCTAATGAtaaatgatgcttcatgcaaaattattggaataggaaatgtcagaattaaaatgtatgatggtgttgtgaggacactatgtgatgtaaggcatgtaccagatttatggaagaatgtgatttcattagacactttagattgtaacgagtatagttacaagtctgaaagtgggataatgaaggtgtgtgaaggcgacttgatggtgatgaaaggataGAAGTtagtgggaaatatctatgcattaTTAGGTACCATGGTTGTAAATGGAGCTGCAACTACAGATTCGGAGTCAGGTAATGTTattttgtgtaaaacaaccacacacaagaCGGAGGGTATTATTAACTAACTTTATTCAAATGTTTGGAGACCAATGAGGGTAGCATCATGGGTAATACATATATACTTCGTGAatttatcatgaaaggtcttggCGTACTTCATGCAACACGAGTCAGAGATGTTTATcaagtttaacttgtggttgaggtggaaaactagaTCAGAAGAGAGCCCCTTAGGGCAAACATTGGAACTGAGTATactggtgttcaaggagttttatgAGCAGCATGGCAGGTTGTATGCAGGGCTTGTAAGGAACTTCTTGGcaaagttagtgagtatggcATGTTTCTCTATTAATCGATTGTCAAGGGTATCACTAAATGGGAAAGTTGCAGGGGAGGTTTGGAGAGGTAATGTGATATACTACTCTGATTTGAGAGTGTTTAGATGTCTAACCATTCaggtttctagtgaggtgagatctaagcttggtgCAATATCTAAACAGTCcatctttctggggtataagaaaggtggatTTAAGCTGAGTGATCCAATAGCAAACAAGGTGGTGAGTAGTGGAGACATGATTTTTGGTGAGAAAGTGATGGTGTAGCGTACTCAGGTAGAAGAAAAGAAATAGGTGCCAGAAAACTGTAGCAACAAtgagcatgtgatgcaggtggagttcgAGACTCAAGGCAGAGATGACAATGtacatattgtagggagttttaACTCTAAAGACCAGTAAGATCAGAGTGGGCCTAGATGCACTATCAAGCCACCACTCAGGTATGAACTTCatgatctgatgtcttatgcattcattactaccaggaAGGTTcctattatttttcaagatgcgGTGCACATCAAAGGGAAAAATAAATGCATGAGTGTTATGGTGGAGGTAATGGAGTTATTGCAAAAGAATCAGATATGGTAGTTGGTGGAACTTCCAGAAGGGAAAAgggcgataggatgcaagtgggtgatttttctgttgttttatgtgaatgacatgtCAATTGTTAGGAAGACGTTAACTAAGGTTAATCAATTGGAAACTTTGTTGAGAAAAAAATTTGATATAAAGGTTTTGGGTGCGGCCAAAAAGATTCTTCGGCTAGAAATTTGCAAGGACGGGGCTATGAGGAGATTTGGGTTACCTTAGGGTGCCTTTATGGACAAAActgtagggagattgtggttGTCTCAAGGTAGTTTTGTGGAGAAGGTATTGGATATGTTTAGCATGGTTAAACAAGTCATTGGTATACCATTAGCGAATCATTTTTATTTGTCTACCGCTCAATGCCTAAGCATGAACGGTGATgttcgggatatgtcaaaggttcctTATGCCACTGCAGTATGGTGTTTCAACAAGAAACAGAGTGATACGTtagttgtgagatttgtgaaTGCAGAATATATgggggacttggatgacaggaggtctacaatAAGGTATATGTTTACTAATGTGGGAAGGCATATTTGTTGGAAGTCCAAGGTACAGTCTCTGGTTGTACTATTTACAACTGAGTCGGGGTTTTTGGCAGTAACCTAAGTTATCAcgaacaagttcaagcattgcttggacttggtttttgtctCCAGTTTCTAGATGGGAGGCAGTCCCAACCTATACGGATTTTGTCCCAAGTGAAGCAGCGGgttatgttttcatttttctcctaAGGGATGTATATTCTCCAAGGTAGGGATTGTTGTAATATGTCGCTCATATGTTAAGTAGAATGCATGTacaatgagaaaacatggtaTAAAACAGTAATTGTGGTTTGTAGGAGCAAACCGTCAATAGTTTCCCTAAAACCGCCGACGATTTTGTTAGGATGACAACAAACAGTCAACTATTTTGTTGTTGTTACTTTGATTGTTTTCTCTTGATATTAAACCATCGATGATATAtctgaaatcgtcaacggtttgccTCGATAACTCAGTGttggttttaaaa
This region includes:
- the LOC131148631 gene encoding uncharacterized protein LOC131148631 isoform X2; the protein is MGKLGLLLLLLLPQLLPLLLPFPPPASSHALQQPLVSGMQQNSWSRVKGRGEISVNRFSAIGGHGGRGGGARGGGGGRAEGRANAGNDNNGDSSHSSSVIPIYAAGATHPRNYHQSHKGVATPGAHQDMLARRC
- the LOC131148631 gene encoding uncharacterized protein LOC131148631 isoform X1, which gives rise to MGKLGLLLLLLLPQLLPLLLPFPPPASSHALQQPLVSGMQQNSWSRVKGRGEISVNRFSAIGGHGGRGGGARGGGGGRAEGRANAGNDNNGDSSHSSSVIPIYAAGATHPRNYHQSHKGVATPGAHQGLTSLTCVVLSSIILRYLV